The following coding sequences lie in one Trichoderma breve strain T069 chromosome 1, whole genome shotgun sequence genomic window:
- a CDS encoding alpha/beta hydrolase fold domain-containing protein translates to MLKTQTVTAILHRSRLNFNITTSSSSLPATASKMSTTENAIRAHPPPDAPEELRQQRPQQQPSGAYFPLGYKEAAYQWWSSVTPSMAERNVLKHIPFLKEATTSMGSLSTPDTADSFGTRIWRRSLVQLSGKNRALNEFSVERVGEEAEETLVMVHGYGAGLGFFYKNFEPISRIPGLKLYALDMLGMGNSSRPPFKIHAKDKEGKVIEAENFFIDALEEWRKARKIERFTLLGHSLGGYLAVSYALKYPGHLKKLILASPVGIPEDPYAVNAALPEPGESTMQNEFTVDQQTTTTTKNGAAVPPKRPYPSWLVWLWDANVSPFSIVRMAGPLGPRFVSGWTSRRFNHLPAEEAQTLHDYSFSIFKQKGSGEYALAYILAPGAFARRPVINRIQNVGRQPITGPDGQTVAKETGIPIVFMYGENDWMDVAGGLAAEEKLKQLKANIMRTGTEEEKRNENGSCKVVIIPKAGHHLYLDNAEFFNNIMRKEMEDVKATEKRKQAAASS, encoded by the exons ATGCTCAAGACGCAGACCGTTACAGCGATTCTGCACCGATCGCGGCTCAacttcaacatcaccacctcttcatcctctctccCCGCCACAGCATCCAAAATGTCCACCACCGAAAATGCGATCCGGGCTCACCCGCCGCCGGACGCACCTGAAGAGCTGCGGCAACAgcggcctcagcagcagccgtcaGGCGCATACTTTCCTCTGGGATACAAGGAAGCTGCCTATCAATGG TGGTCGAGCGTCACGCCATCCATGGCCGAGCGCAACGTGCTCAAGCACATTCCCTTTCTCAAAGAGGCCACCACCAGCATGGGCAGCCTCTCTACCCCCGACACGGCCGATTCTTTCGGCACCAGAATATGGAGGCGGTCTCTGGTCCAGCTCTCCGGCAAGAACCGCGCTCTCAACGAATTCTCCGTTGAGCGTGTTGGTGAGGAGGCCGAAGAGACGCTGGTCATGGTCCACGGCTACGGTGCTGGCCTGGGCTTCTTCTACAAGAACTTCGAGCCCATCTCCCGCATCCCCGGCCTGAAGCTGTACGCCCTCGACATGCTGGGCATGGGCAACTCGTCCAGGCCGCCGTTCAAGATCCacgccaaggacaaggagggcaaggttATCGAGGCGGAGAACTTTTTCATCGACGCCCTGGAGGAGTGGCGTAAGGCAAGGAAGATTGAGCGCTTTACCCTGCTGGGTCACTCCCTGGGTGGTTACTTGGCCGTCTCCTATGCCCTCAAGTATCCGGGAcacttgaagaagctcattcttgcttctcctgTCGGTATCCCAGAAGACCCGTATGCCGTCAACGCCGCTCTCCCCGAACCCGGCGAATCCACGATGCAGAACGAGTTTACCGTAGACCAGCAAACCACGACCACCACCAAGAACGGTGCCGCCGTTCCGCCCAAACGCCCTTATCCCAGCTGGCTTGTCTGGCTCTGGGACGCCAACGTATCGCCTTTCAGCATTGTGCGAATGGCTGGCCCTCTTGGTCCACGATTCGTATCTGGCTGGACTTCCCGACGATTCAACCACCTCCCCGCTGAGGAAGCCCAAACCCTGCACGACTACTcgttttccatcttcaagcagAAGGGCAGCGGTGAATATGCCTTGGCATATATTCTAGCACCAGGGGCGTTCGCTCGCCGACCAGTCATCAACCGCATCCAGAATGTTGGCCGACAGCCCATCACCGGACCAGACGGCCAGACTGTTGCCAAGGAGACCGGCATCCCCATCGTCTTCATGTACGGAGAGAATGACTGGATGGATGTTGCCGGAGGTCTTGCTGCcgaggagaagctgaagcagctcaaggccaacatTATGCGCACCGGcacagaagaggagaagcgcaacGAGAACGGAAGCTGCAAGGTTGTCATTATCCCCAAGGCCGGCCACCACCTATACCTTGACAATGCCgaattcttcaacaacattatgaggaaggagatggaagatgttAAAGCGacggagaagcgcaagcaagcagcggcGTCATCATAG